The DNA sequence CAGACTTCGCCGCCACCATTTCATTCAGCCATTCAAACTCAGGTAACTGGATCTGAAACAGAATCAACAGACAAAGCCCAATAACCAGAGGTGGGAGCACGATCGGAATATCCAGAATCGCGTCAATCAGGGTCTTCCCCGGAAACTGATGCCGCGACATCAGGTAGCCGATGGGTACCGAGACCCAGAGCGAAAGCACGGTCGTAATTGCACAGGAAACCAGGCTCAACCAGATCGCATAGCGGATTTCCGGCTTCTGAAACGACCGCATAATATGACCGGGAGTCGTATACGTCGTCTCCGCGGCCAGCATCGCCACGATCAACAGAATGTAAACGGCACTGACGGCCACAAACACGGCATAAAAGGGGAGATCAGAACGCGACTTCCATGTGCGAGGAGCTTCTTCAGAATTCGACGCACTCATAGTGACTCCGGTGTAATCCGCCAGCGGAAGCCGATCGATTCGAAAATGCCGCGCGAAGGATTGGAAGTCAGTTTATCCACCAGACGCTGCATCAGATTCGGATAATCGGTCGTTTTCAGAATTGCAATCGGCTGTTCAGCCAGGGGATCTCCCTCTTTGATTTCAATGATGTCGACCTTGTCTTTGACGTAAGGCAGATTCGCCCGGTAGACAATCGCAGCATCAAGCGAGCCGGTACGCAGCTGATTGACCAGCAGATCTGCGGTCGGCGTATTGGTTTTCACATTGGGCTGTACGAGGTCATACAGATTTTGATCATCCTTTTTCAGGGAAATCAGCAGCTTTTTCGTCAATGCGCCCAGGGCACTCTGCTCGTGGTGCGCCAGGCCGACGCGAACATCTTTACCAACCAGATCAAAGATGGACTTGATCTGCTTCGGGTTTCCTTTTTCGACAATTACAACCATATCAGTTTCCGCAACAGTCAGGGGGATGCTGAACTTGGGCTGCACCTGCACCATGTAAGAAGTATCACAGGCGAAGTATGCATCGGGACGTTGACCGCTGTTGATCTGCCCCACCAGGATGCCACAGCCATTAAAGACCGTATTGATTGTCACCCCTTCGCGCTCTTCGAACTCTTTGAGCGTATCCTGAATCGCCAGCCGGTTCACACCGCCGCTGAACAGCAGAATGGTCGGATGCGGATCCCATTTATCGCCTTTAACCGTCTCGTAACCCAGCTCCGCAAACGCTTTCTGACCCTTTTCAGGCGCCTGCAGATAGCGGGCAAACATCAGCGCTTCCCGGGGCTTTTCCGTAGAGGTCAACACGCCCACGGTTACATTCTTCATCGCTTCGGTGAACTCGGGAATATCCACCAGGTCTGCTTTTTCCGGATGCTGATTTACGGTCGCATCCCAGACAATCGCGGCATCAACGGCCCCCAGCAGCACATCAGTGGCAATTTCTGACACCGTCGGTTTGAACACCCGGGCTGACTTGGAAAGGGGTTCCCATTTACCGTGTTGCGTAAGGATCTTTTTGGTCAATTTCCCAATCGAAGCGGCATCGGGGTTCGCCAGGGCCACGGTGACATTCTCTTTGAGCAGGTCATCGATCGACTTGATACCCTTAGGATTCCCTTTCTGCACCATGATCACCGGATGCATCCGGGCCACGCTCACAGCTTCATCGACCAGCCCTTTTTCACGGGCAATCTCGATGTAGCTGGTATCGGCTGCCAGGTAGAGGTCTCCTTTTTTCGCCACCTGCAGATTACTGAGGAGGGTACCAGACCCGCCGTACTGCAGGTGAACCGGCATGCCAAATTCTTCTTCTGCAAATTGTGCTGCCATCGCAGCGACCGGCGGTTTGATCCCCGCGGCACAGTACATCACCAGGGCATTCTCTTCTTCCGGATCAGCAGCAGAGTCACCACTTTCGGATTCGTCTGTCTGTGAACTGGATGAGTCTGTCTTTGCTGTAGACGATGAAGGAGTATCTTTAGGCGGCGTATAAACCAGCAGGACCAGCATGATGACCAGAAAGACGACCGAGCCGCCGGCGATCACCAGGCCTGACACTTTTCCGCTGCGGCCTGTTTGAGAGCAGACCTGAATTCGGGGCTGAGGAGCGGGATGTTTCATTCTCTTGTCCTGTATACTGACTGAGCAAAATTGATTCTCAGGAGTTGACTAACGATTCTGATTCTTGAGGAGTAACGAGGCGACCATCCCTGATCCCCAGCACGCGTTGCGCCGACTGTACTGCCTGGTCATCGTGCGAGACCATCAGTACGCAACCACCATCGGCGGCAAACTGACTGAGTGCGTTCAATACGATCGTGGAGTTCTCGCTGTCCAGGTTGCCTGTCGGCTCATCTGCCAGCAGAATTTTCGGCTGATGAAACAGGGCGCGGGCCAGAGCGACCCGCTGCTTTTCCCCGGTACTCAACTGGGCCGGGGTATGATGCAGACGCTGTTCCAGGCCAAATTGTTCAATCAATGCACGGGCGCGCTCCCGGGCCTGACTCCGATTTGATGCCAGGGCCGGCGTTAAGACGTTGTCCAGCACATTCAAGTAAGGCACAAGGTGGAACTGCTGAAATACAAAGCCCAGATGCTGTGAACGAAAACGGGCTCGTTGATCACTCGAAAGACGATACGGGTTAGTCCCTTCGACCAGTACCTGACCGGAATCGGGGCTGAGCAGTCCCCCCGCCATCAGCAGGAGCGTCGACTTACCACAGCCGCTGGGTCCCTGAATCGCGACGAACTCAGTCGCATCGACGGTCAGGCTCACACCGTCCACTGCCTGGACACGGCCCGGACCGGACTTGAATGATTTCGACAGTTGTTCCAGTTCAAGTAACATCGTGATGTAATCATCCTTCCTGGAGAATGGTGGCAGGATCCTGGCGGGCCGCCAGCAGGGCAGGGATCCAGCTGGAGAGACTGGACAGCAGGGGGGCGAACACCAGGCTCAACAGTAACCAGCGTCCCGAAAAGAGGACCTGCGCCGGATCTGCAGCCGCAGGCAGGTCACCCCAGGTAACGCCGATCCAGTAGCCCAGAAAATAGCCGATCAACGCCCCCACGAGGCCGATCAGCAGTGCTTTGATGATGAAGATTCCGAAGACCTGGGAGGAACGCACGCCGATCGCCCGCAGAATTCCGATCTCGGTCGCTCGACGGCGAACATTTTCCAGAGAAAGGAAACCAATCCAGGCACCGCAGCCCAGCACCACAAGAGGCACCAGGATCGCTGCAAAACTGGCATGCCGTTCGATCAGTTTAATTCGATTCGCTTTTTCCTGCTCCAGTGAAGCGACCGCGTTCGCAGCCGCTGTGTTGCGTGCTTCGGCCCGGGCCAGAGCAGGAGGGCCACGTTCGATAATCTGGGTACCGGGCAGAATCTCAGCCACGTCCTTGCGGATTTCTGCAACCCGGTCTTCAGTAGCACAGTTACATTCCAGCGCCAGAATGGCATTCAGCAGATTTTCCATGCCCAGCAGTTGCTGCGCTTCTTTGAGATTGATCCAGACGGTACTGTCATCAGCGTTTCCCCGTTCGGGGAAAACTTTGGCGACCTTGAAACCTTTGCCCATCAGCTGGACTTCGTCGCCCGCTTTGAGACCGGTTTTCTTCTGCACCTGGTATCCCAGCACCATTGCCCCTGCAGGCACGGGTTGCTGCAGTGGTTTCTTCAGAGCCCGATGCAACTGGGGCACTTCACCGCGGGTGCCGGTGAGAATGATATCCAGTTCCTTTTCGGGCCAGGTCACTTTCTTCGCCACCATCGGCAGCATGTGGTTGATGGTGACAATTTTAGATTCGGACAGTTTCCGCATATTGTCTTCGGGCATCGTTCCCGAGACGACGCCGGTCAGGTGAAACTCTTCCAGGTCCTGGTCGGCAGGGAGGATCAGAATATTAAATCCGAGCCCCTTGGTAATCTTCCGCATCGCATCGTTCAGTTCGGCTCCTGCCTGCTTCACCTCATCTTCCTTCTGTTGCAGAATCAGTGCGGTCTGAATTTCGTCCGCCTGCAATAGAGTCAGGGCGGCAATCAGACAGCCGACCGCGACGATCACCGACAGCAGCCCCAGCAGAAAATTCATTTTCCGGTGCTGCATTTCCTGAAGAATCAGATGAAAAATTGACATAATGCCCGCTCTTGATTTCCTGATGGAGTGAGGGATTCAGATACAGATCTGAAATTTCAACTCTCTGATTTACGTCCCATAACAATGTAGCTCGCAGCCAGCACGATCACGATTGCCAGCACAGCCAGGATCGAAAGATTCCGCAGCAGCGAGCTGCTTTGAGCCGCTTCTGTGGTTCCCGCAGCAGGAAGCTCGGTTGTACCTGCATCAGCGGAATCACTCTCCTGCGTCTGGACTTGCGTTTCGGCGGTAGCTGGTTCCGCCTGAGCGGTCTGTTCTGCAGAAACGCTTTCTGTTTTCGGTGTCGCCTGATCCGATTTCTGTTCTTTTTCTTTCGACATTGACAGCCCCTGTGCTGCATCAGCTCCCTGTTTTGAGAAGCTGGTCAGTCCGGTCAGGTCGGGAATCTCTTTTTCTTCCTGGGGAGTGGGTGTTACCAGTTTCTCCCAGTTGACTGCCATCAGCAGGTCGGTCCCCGGATTCTGGTCTTTCACCTGGCAGGTGCAGGGCCCCGTCAGATCCCGACAGGCCTGCTCGATGGTCCCGGGATTGATGCCTTTGCCGATCAGAGCATACAGCACGCGCCCACGACCAAAAACCGGCAGTGCCATCGGTTCGTCTCTGAACTCATGCAGGTCGTTTTCGGTTGCGATCAGCATGCGGGTGAAATAGTCTTCTGCAGCCTCTTTGCGAGACAATGTTTCCACACTGAATTTGAGCTTGAGGCTGTCCGGTGCGACGCTGACCAGTCCCTGTTCAATATCAGCCTGTTCGATTTCGGGGAGTTTGAGTGTCTTCTCCATCCGCTTCAGTTCGGCTTTGAGCTGCTCCAGTGCGGCCTTGTCCTGTTCCGCATCACCAGATTCCAGAAAGACCCAGACCGCGGTCTGACCGTTAATCAGCTGTTTGGCAATCTTTTGACGCAAGGGGGAATCGATAAGTCGCGAAACGTTTTCTTCCGTCAGTTCTCCTGACCAGAAGCCCACCGGTACCGGAGCGGGCAGGGGAGTCCGCATGACCAGCAGAGGCAGTGCCTTGGATTCCTGTCGTTTCCAGAGTTCCAGATCCTGTGGTGCCGGGTCGGCATCCAGGTCGACCAGCTTCAGTTCAACATTCGCGGACTGCCGGGCGACAGCCCCCTCCCTGGCAAACAGGTCGACGACACGCTGTTGTTCCGGTTGAAGCGGACCGCGGTGAAACACGACGGCGCTGTATTGATCTGCGGGCCAGCGTTCCAGCGCGTACCGAAATACGGGAACGGAACAGGCCCAGATGACAGTTGTCGTTAACAGGGCGCTTAGCAGAGTCACTGGTGTTAATAACCGTCTCATGCAATCACCTTTCGAGGAGGGGGTCAGGTCGGGCGGGTTGCTATCGGGAAATCATTCACCGTATTCAGCTTAAGTACTGATTACGTAAATTCAATCCAGCACGTAATATGATGACAAATTGTGTGGTAAATGTGAAGAAAAGATGATTTCATTAGGAAACTTTTCTGAGAACAGGTTTCCCGGCTGAAAACGGGAGAAATTAAGTTGAACTCGACTTTCTCCGTTTCTCTCCATATCGAATAAAAAAGGCAGGCATCCTGCTAATCTTCAGAATACCTGCCTGCTTCTCATTTTTAGTCCAGCCCACTGAACGGGCTCCGTAACTGCTTACTTCTTCTTGCCAGTCAGTTTCAGTTCGATCGGCTGCCCCGGTTCGACTTTCACCTGCAGCTCCGAATTGTCTTTGCTTGAGTATTTCGCGGGCAACGACTCTGTGGCCGGGGATTCAATCGGAGGGGTCTCGTCTCCTTCCGGTACGGGTGTACCATCGGGCATCAGACGATAACTGACGGCCACGCGATAAGTGCCCGCCGGTAAACCTTCACCGCCTCGATAATAAACCACCTCGAATTTGCCTCCCTCTTTGGATCGCCCCTGGCCCCCCACGCCGGGGGTGCTTTCAATAGGCATAAAGAACAGGTCTGCATTTTCCAGTGGTTCTTCATTGAGCAGAACCACCCCGGTGACGGGACCGAGTTCCGGCCCCTCAGGTTTACTACCGCAGCCGATACAGAAACTGCACATCAGCAACATGGCTCCCAGAGCCGTGCGCTTCCCTGGAATAAGTCTCATGAAGTACCTCACGCAAGAATGTTAAACTCAGGTTGTAACTCGGAACTAAGGAATTTCGACAACAAAACCGTCTGAAATGGTCCCCAGTCGTCTCAGCAGAGTGAGGTCTGTGTTTTCCGAAATGAAGCGGACCGATCCGTCGCCGAGACCAAAGTGAGCCCCGCCGGTATGCAGACTTCCCACCTGACCCCAGCTGTTGAGGTTTCCGGTATCGGGTCGCGTCCAGCCGGTCGGGATATCCCAGACGTTGATTCCGGGATCGATGTCCCCGCCTGTAGTCACC is a window from the Gimesia benthica genome containing:
- a CDS encoding ABC transporter ATP-binding protein, yielding MLLELEQLSKSFKSGPGRVQAVDGVSLTVDATEFVAIQGPSGCGKSTLLLMAGGLLSPDSGQVLVEGTNPYRLSSDQRARFRSQHLGFVFQQFHLVPYLNVLDNVLTPALASNRSQARERARALIEQFGLEQRLHHTPAQLSTGEKQRVALARALFHQPKILLADEPTGNLDSENSTIVLNALSQFAADGGCVLMVSHDDQAVQSAQRVLGIRDGRLVTPQESESLVNS
- the modA gene encoding molybdate ABC transporter substrate-binding protein, with translation MKHPAPQPRIQVCSQTGRSGKVSGLVIAGGSVVFLVIMLVLLVYTPPKDTPSSSTAKTDSSSSQTDESESGDSAADPEEENALVMYCAAGIKPPVAAMAAQFAEEEFGMPVHLQYGGSGTLLSNLQVAKKGDLYLAADTSYIEIAREKGLVDEAVSVARMHPVIMVQKGNPKGIKSIDDLLKENVTVALANPDAASIGKLTKKILTQHGKWEPLSKSARVFKPTVSEIATDVLLGAVDAAIVWDATVNQHPEKADLVDIPEFTEAMKNVTVGVLTSTEKPREALMFARYLQAPEKGQKAFAELGYETVKGDKWDPHPTILLFSGGVNRLAIQDTLKEFEEREGVTINTVFNGCGILVGQINSGQRPDAYFACDTSYMVQVQPKFSIPLTVAETDMVVIVEKGNPKQIKSIFDLVGKDVRVGLAHHEQSALGALTKKLLISLKKDDQNLYDLVQPNVKTNTPTADLLVNQLRTGSLDAAIVYRANLPYVKDKVDIIEIKEGDPLAEQPIAILKTTDYPNLMQRLVDKLTSNPSRGIFESIGFRWRITPESL
- a CDS encoding ABC transporter permease → MSIFHLILQEMQHRKMNFLLGLLSVIVAVGCLIAALTLLQADEIQTALILQQKEDEVKQAGAELNDAMRKITKGLGFNILILPADQDLEEFHLTGVVSGTMPEDNMRKLSESKIVTINHMLPMVAKKVTWPEKELDIILTGTRGEVPQLHRALKKPLQQPVPAGAMVLGYQVQKKTGLKAGDEVQLMGKGFKVAKVFPERGNADDSTVWINLKEAQQLLGMENLLNAILALECNCATEDRVAEIRKDVAEILPGTQIIERGPPALARAEARNTAAANAVASLEQEKANRIKLIERHASFAAILVPLVVLGCGAWIGFLSLENVRRRATEIGILRAIGVRSSQVFGIFIIKALLIGLVGALIGYFLGYWIGVTWGDLPAAADPAQVLFSGRWLLLSLVFAPLLSSLSSWIPALLAARQDPATILQEG